In one Deltaproteobacteria bacterium genomic region, the following are encoded:
- a CDS encoding bifunctional YncE family protein/alkaline phosphatase family protein translates to MLKKYLFSFVSVVFIGLPAITGCGKSSSSTLTSQYWGANGYTLSPAGVQIGNIAYDAVDRKSIPQPSEIAVTPDGKTVLVLSTGWVAFAGKSHMITAIDTATDKIASYISLTTPPLGYESFDGMAVTTSASGTDVYVPGIESQRGFVLDIRIDANRNLTFKKAIPLLPYTTSTFGSVEVWPTPAGIAVTGNTLITANNVAYDVNGKQYPGETVSIINLTTDTQTFTLTTGGFYPWAIAITPDGKEAYVCNRQSNTGLGTVSVISLGSTPAVTRVIPLEQVGSAAIISSLDGSKMYVANTLSDTVSVIDTSKKTVSTISLAMYGSEPNMGGLPNNLTLSGDGKYLYVSMGADNAVAVIDTTTDLVVGRIPTASYPAGVAFDKANNHIFVANMYGVGHGPYLPTNAKQVLDLSKYAWFCYGSVSDIPQPSTAQLAEYTNQVLANDFVKPAHPAVPANIMSAWSHITHVVYILRENKTYDMEFGDLGPQANGEPVPCPMFSAGSIAAFNILPASYGCSDPSNAGIGFTTPNTHAMARQFALDTNFYLDIVPSICGHPMSFQGMISDYLQRIWSINTGYGGLNRQGDSDEPIASVPSGTIFDALKNAGISFSDFGQGMPSLYNGAFNSNNPLNSLPEFDQTYGNLISDVVRADYFVSAFNTMVQNNSFPNFVFMSLGDDGYEPTDTPIAAYTENDAATAMIVQAIANSKYWGSTAIFIDEDDPQPGFDHIDQERSFIIVVSPYAKHGYISNAHYGFPSALKTIELILSQSTNKPLSPMTEFDATSLPMYDMFQATPDMTPFTALPETWDTQGPWIR, encoded by the coding sequence ATGCTTAAAAAATATTTGTTTTCATTTGTTTCGGTGGTTTTTATTGGTTTACCAGCCATAACCGGTTGCGGCAAAAGTAGCAGCTCAACGCTAACTTCCCAATACTGGGGTGCAAACGGCTACACACTGAGCCCTGCAGGAGTACAAATCGGGAATATTGCCTACGACGCAGTTGATCGTAAGAGTATACCTCAACCGAGTGAAATCGCCGTAACCCCGGATGGCAAAACTGTTTTAGTCCTGAGCACAGGATGGGTTGCCTTCGCTGGTAAAAGCCACATGATAACAGCAATAGATACAGCAACAGACAAGATTGCATCTTATATATCTCTTACAACACCGCCTCTTGGATATGAGAGTTTTGACGGTATGGCTGTCACTACTTCGGCTTCGGGTACGGATGTGTATGTTCCGGGGATAGAGTCACAAAGGGGGTTTGTCCTTGATATTAGGATAGATGCAAACAGAAATCTTACTTTTAAAAAGGCAATACCTCTTCTACCTTACACAACCTCCACTTTTGGTTCGGTGGAGGTTTGGCCAACGCCTGCAGGTATAGCGGTAACCGGCAATACCTTAATTACAGCTAATAATGTTGCCTATGACGTAAACGGCAAACAGTATCCAGGTGAAACAGTCTCCATTATAAATCTGACAACGGATACTCAAACCTTTACATTAACGACAGGCGGGTTTTACCCGTGGGCAATAGCAATAACTCCGGACGGTAAAGAGGCCTATGTATGCAACCGCCAATCAAACACCGGTCTTGGTACAGTTTCTGTAATATCACTCGGTAGTACACCCGCGGTAACAAGGGTTATCCCTCTTGAACAGGTGGGATCTGCGGCAATTATCTCTTCACTTGACGGCAGCAAGATGTACGTTGCGAATACGCTCAGCGACACGGTAAGCGTCATTGACACATCAAAAAAAACGGTATCCACAATATCCCTTGCAATGTACGGCAGTGAACCGAATATGGGAGGATTGCCTAATAACCTTACACTCTCGGGTGATGGAAAGTACCTGTACGTCTCAATGGGTGCCGACAATGCCGTTGCTGTTATTGATACCACTACAGATCTGGTTGTAGGCAGAATACCGACAGCTTCATATCCAGCCGGAGTAGCCTTTGATAAGGCGAATAATCATATCTTTGTTGCGAATATGTACGGTGTAGGCCACGGACCATACTTACCCACGAACGCAAAACAAGTTCTGGATCTTTCAAAGTATGCCTGGTTTTGTTACGGTTCTGTATCGGATATCCCTCAACCGTCAACCGCACAGCTCGCAGAATACACCAATCAAGTGCTCGCAAATGATTTTGTTAAACCGGCGCACCCTGCTGTTCCTGCAAATATCATGAGTGCGTGGTCGCATATAACACATGTTGTTTATATCTTAAGAGAAAATAAAACTTATGATATGGAGTTTGGAGATCTTGGGCCTCAGGCAAATGGTGAACCTGTACCATGCCCGATGTTTTCTGCCGGTAGTATTGCTGCTTTTAACATATTGCCTGCATCGTATGGATGCAGCGATCCCAGCAATGCCGGCATTGGGTTTACAACACCCAACACCCATGCCATGGCAAGGCAATTCGCCCTTGATACGAATTTTTATCTCGACATTGTACCCTCAATATGTGGACACCCGATGTCATTTCAGGGGATGATAAGCGATTATCTTCAGAGAATCTGGTCCATAAATACAGGCTATGGAGGTTTGAACCGACAGGGAGATTCCGATGAACCGATAGCGTCCGTCCCGAGCGGGACGATCTTTGATGCACTGAAGAATGCGGGCATATCGTTCTCTGATTTTGGACAGGGCATGCCGAGCCTATACAACGGTGCCTTCAACAGCAACAATCCCTTAAACTCGTTACCGGAGTTTGATCAAACCTATGGAAATCTCATAAGCGATGTCGTGAGGGCTGATTACTTTGTCTCGGCATTTAACACCATGGTTCAAAACAACAGCTTCCCCAACTTTGTATTCATGTCGTTAGGTGATGACGGATATGAACCAACCGATACCCCTATAGCCGCTTACACGGAAAATGACGCTGCAACAGCAATGATTGTTCAGGCAATTGCAAACAGCAAGTACTGGGGATCTACAGCAATATTCATTGATGAGGATGATCCACAGCCGGGCTTTGATCATATCGATCAGGAGAGGTCGTTTATTATCGTTGTAAGCCCTTATGCAAAGCACGGATATATATCAAATGCACACTACGGATTCCCGAGTGCGTTGAAAACCATAGAACTGATACTGAGCCAGTCGACAAATAAACCTCTATCGCCCATGACGGAGTTTGATGCTACCTCACTGCCCATGTATGACATGTTCCAGGCAACCCCCGATATGACACCCTTCACGGCATTACCCGAGACATGGGACACACAAGGGCCATGGATAAGGTAA
- a CDS encoding AMP-binding protein yields the protein MNTILQDMSHDFALDQESMAKEYILGGASYRDIFGLASSISSWSRNEDKRTGHLCLATSSKTLIMAAILSSLGGGPSLVIPASLSDNVIADTCKITGANAVLSDQPIALPKGIRYVPLYEKMTDVPAWRLTIGADKPFLWLYTGGSTGAPKLWSKTPDNIIGEALYLKKIFKITETDILLSAVLPLHIYGLLFSVLLPFVSMARVIDDIPYFPQEIIRTAARTKCTAFIGSPMHYRALSTSSPRMKHLRLAFSSGGFLEKSHSLHFAHATGIGVTEVYGSTETGGIATRCQSTKQSSWKPFSCVRWMIDGERLSVSSPFLSPNLHTNKKGFFTTGDRASDSGNDTFTLHGRTDGIVKIGGKRVDLTAIEQKIKSIPLIMDAWVLSLPSVSGRENDIAVLVVTKRTLPYIRRAFAGVLEPTHMPRLIANVSSIPVTLAGKRDHHAALSVLLQIKEKQKSGSGMQITTRS from the coding sequence ATGAACACAATATTACAGGACATGTCTCATGACTTTGCCCTTGATCAGGAGTCGATGGCGAAAGAATACATCCTGGGAGGGGCATCGTACAGAGATATCTTTGGCTTGGCTTCTTCGATCTCTTCATGGAGCCGCAATGAGGATAAAAGGACTGGACATTTATGCCTTGCGACTTCCAGCAAAACACTTATTATGGCTGCAATTCTTTCGTCTCTCGGCGGCGGTCCTTCGCTTGTCATCCCTGCATCCCTGTCGGATAACGTAATCGCTGATACGTGCAAAATAACCGGTGCAAACGCTGTTCTATCCGATCAACCCATTGCGTTACCGAAGGGGATCCGATACGTTCCGCTGTACGAGAAAATGACGGATGTCCCGGCCTGGCGGCTTACCATAGGAGCAGACAAACCATTCCTGTGGTTGTATACCGGCGGATCTACGGGTGCCCCTAAACTCTGGTCTAAAACCCCTGACAACATTATAGGGGAAGCCCTGTATCTTAAGAAAATATTTAAAATAACTGAAACAGACATTCTTCTCTCTGCTGTTCTCCCGCTGCATATTTATGGTCTGTTATTCTCGGTACTCCTGCCCTTCGTATCCATGGCGCGCGTCATCGATGACATACCGTATTTTCCACAGGAAATTATCCGTACAGCTGCCAGGACAAAGTGTACCGCATTCATCGGTTCACCGATGCACTATCGGGCACTTTCTACATCTTCACCCCGCATGAAGCACCTCAGGCTTGCCTTTTCTTCAGGTGGTTTTCTGGAGAAATCTCACAGCCTGCATTTTGCTCATGCAACCGGCATCGGTGTTACTGAAGTTTACGGATCCACCGAAACCGGCGGTATCGCAACACGCTGTCAGTCAACAAAACAATCCTCATGGAAACCTTTTTCCTGCGTCCGCTGGATGATTGATGGTGAACGACTTTCCGTATCATCTCCATTCCTGTCACCTAACCTGCACACAAATAAAAAGGGGTTTTTTACCACAGGCGACAGGGCATCGGATTCCGGGAACGATACTTTTACTCTTCATGGCAGGACAGATGGAATCGTAAAGATCGGAGGTAAACGGGTTGATCTAACTGCGATCGAGCAAAAAATCAAATCCATTCCCTTGATCATGGATGCATGGGTTCTGTCCCTTCCTTCCGTATCAGGACGCGAGAATGATATCGCTGTACTCGTCGTGACGAAGAGGACACTGCCTTATATCAGGAGGGCTTTTGCTGGTGTGCTTGAACCTACGCACATGCCGAGATTGATCGCCAATGTCTCTTCCATCCCCGTAACTCTAGCCGGTAAGAGGGATCATCATGCCGCTTTATCCGTACTTTTACAAATTAAGGAAAAACAAAAATCGGGGTCAGGCATGCAAATAACTACACGGTCTTGA
- a CDS encoding acyl carrier protein: MDRTEIYNLIAIFFTEQFEIPKEKIKPDANLFEDLGMDSIDALDMVGMLESQIDIDVNVDELANIRTVQNVVDYVFSKINFTA; this comes from the coding sequence ATGGATCGGACAGAAATTTATAATCTAATTGCCATATTCTTTACGGAACAATTTGAGATTCCTAAGGAAAAAATTAAACCCGATGCCAATCTTTTTGAGGATCTTGGCATGGACAGTATAGATGCTCTGGATATGGTTGGTATGCTGGAGTCCCAGATAGATATTGATGTAAACGTAGATGAACTTGCCAATATCCGGACTGTCCAGAATGTCGTTGATTATGTCTTTTCCAAAATCAATTTTACAGCATAA
- a CDS encoding tetratricopeptide repeat protein: protein MRTDKLLKYFLLSAFFLLLIVFESRYTLSKDYAHIAEADLLKRNSNAAFESAKHAIIFNIHNEQAYAVMAKLYLMLFEQTHNKDAFHTAFVAIRNAIKDDPYEAFYYDFAGLLYLSNNDYNNAVRMYEIAITLYPHYLYFQNQLALLYHLTGKNDKAIAILDDQSKLYKDYVYASHPDSIDIVNAYFLKACIFYKTDKYNNTLNTLGKIIAIAQTGISLNNPERRDKRTITLPQIKALAQFDTGFIYKKLGERSKAQTFFTESYNTIPALKSNNSFLLVFNICE, encoded by the coding sequence ATGCGAACAGATAAACTCTTAAAATATTTCCTGCTGTCGGCATTCTTCCTGCTGTTAATCGTCTTTGAAAGCAGATACACGTTGAGTAAAGACTATGCACACATTGCAGAAGCAGATCTATTAAAAAGAAATTCCAATGCTGCTTTTGAATCCGCAAAACATGCAATCATATTCAACATCCACAATGAACAGGCGTACGCCGTCATGGCAAAACTATACCTGATGTTGTTTGAACAAACCCATAATAAGGATGCCTTCCATACAGCTTTTGTTGCAATAAGAAACGCCATAAAAGATGATCCATATGAAGCATTTTACTATGATTTTGCCGGTTTGCTATACCTGTCAAATAATGACTACAACAACGCTGTCCGCATGTATGAAATTGCCATAACACTTTATCCCCATTATCTGTACTTTCAAAATCAATTGGCATTGCTGTATCATTTGACAGGTAAAAATGATAAAGCTATCGCAATCCTGGATGATCAGTCTAAACTTTATAAAGATTATGTGTACGCATCGCACCCTGACAGTATCGATATCGTCAATGCGTATTTTTTAAAAGCATGCATATTTTACAAAACCGATAAATACAATAATACACTGAATACGCTTGGTAAAATAATTGCCATTGCTCAAACCGGTATTTCGCTTAACAATCCGGAAAGGAGAGATAAAAGGACTATCACATTACCGCAGATCAAAGCATTGGCGCAGTTTGATACGGGATTTATATACAAAAAGCTTGGAGAGCGCAGCAAAGCACAAACATTTTTTACAGAATCATATAACACAATACCGGCTTTAAAAAGCAATAATAGTTTTCTCCTGGTATTCAATATCTGCGAATAA
- a CDS encoding O-antigen ligase family protein — protein MDILKKQIKGIKQAAGILLYAVAFIFPVISAGNPLFGISNINGVFISEFIITIAGLMAFGFVDDPMRTIQALTPKQWIVIAGAFLYASINVIAMFGSINMFESEGFVYIYINGFLLLTSSYLIFNKQKLDTLLFILAVSSTAVALYGIYQTDFWYRHILETNTILNHNVSETAKNTFRALGTFIHPNVMAGFLLMVIPPVYMLLIKSKYKLLLYIEALIITLGLFVTYSRAAIALYILSLPFLFMVLKKENGAKKVLAYISTVILLAVLILVFIISSYNSLNKHTLSFKYAPSKLTAVNDMSFIARKDFAMGAIDIIRHHPWTGTGPGTFNIAYRMYQKGAIYSRYAHNNYLEMASEIGIPGLTAYLVLIAGMLLSFGSAWKRGSVLAGVLLISLVSFMLHTSIDFDYASPAVVWLVFIYAGISLILSDKGYANR, from the coding sequence ATGGACATATTGAAAAAACAAATCAAAGGCATTAAACAGGCAGCGGGTATATTACTATATGCTGTAGCATTTATATTCCCCGTTATCTCTGCGGGTAATCCCTTGTTTGGAATTAGCAATATAAACGGCGTGTTTATCTCCGAATTTATCATTACTATTGCAGGCTTAATGGCTTTTGGCTTTGTTGATGACCCAATGAGAACAATCCAAGCATTGACTCCGAAACAATGGATAGTTATAGCCGGTGCTTTCTTATATGCAAGCATAAACGTTATTGCAATGTTTGGCTCTATAAATATGTTTGAGAGCGAGGGATTCGTATATATATATATAAACGGCTTCCTGTTATTAACCAGCTCTTATCTTATTTTTAACAAACAAAAGTTAGACACCTTATTGTTTATACTGGCGGTATCAAGCACTGCAGTTGCCCTGTACGGCATATATCAAACAGACTTCTGGTATAGGCATATTCTTGAAACCAATACTATTTTAAACCATAATGTTTCAGAAACCGCAAAAAACACATTCAGGGCACTCGGAACATTTATCCATCCCAATGTAATGGCGGGTTTTTTACTTATGGTCATTCCTCCTGTGTATATGCTTTTAATAAAAAGCAAATACAAGCTATTACTATACATCGAGGCATTGATTATTACATTGGGTTTATTTGTTACCTATTCAAGGGCCGCAATTGCTCTTTATATCCTATCTTTACCATTCCTCTTTATGGTGTTAAAAAAAGAAAACGGTGCAAAGAAAGTTCTTGCATATATAAGTACTGTTATATTGTTAGCCGTTCTGATTCTCGTCTTTATTATATCATCTTACAATAGTTTAAATAAGCACACACTATCTTTTAAGTATGCGCCTTCAAAATTGACCGCTGTGAATGACATGTCTTTTATTGCAAGAAAAGATTTTGCAATGGGAGCCATAGACATAATTAGGCATCATCCATGGACAGGGACGGGACCCGGGACATTTAACATTGCATACAGGATGTACCAAAAAGGGGCTATCTATTCGAGATATGCGCACAATAATTATTTGGAAATGGCAAGTGAGATAGGCATACCGGGCTTGACGGCATATCTTGTATTGATAGCAGGGATGCTCCTGTCATTTGGTTCAGCATGGAAGCGAGGCTCTGTTTTAGCAGGGGTATTATTGATCTCTCTGGTTTCATTTATGCTGCACACTTCCATAGATTTTGATTATGCATCGCCTGCTGTTGTCTGGCTTGTATTCATTTATGCAGGGATATCCTTAATACTATCGGACAAAGGTTATGCGAACAGATAA
- a CDS encoding ABC transporter permease, with translation MSRIYAIALNTLKETIRDRIVYVAIFFMILGLLASQLITPLTMGEQIKIVQDLSLAFLSFFSVLLIILVGTSLLRKEMEGKTIYLVLSRPIKRYEFIIGKFAGMVLFDMVVIVIMSAGAFTNILLINKGIYYSIWYFHEFHYFSIAVAMLFVLMQLIILNVVSIFFSVITSSSIISAIFTFFIYLAGISTGTLKQLSESAKSPVLLYIIKFFYYILPNFAILDLKNQAIYGILPSLNQALFLIGYAVFYSVFLLLFTVILFEGKELT, from the coding sequence ATGAGTAGGATATATGCCATTGCTCTTAATACATTGAAAGAAACTATAAGAGACAGGATCGTATACGTTGCTATATTTTTTATGATACTTGGTTTACTTGCATCCCAGCTTATTACACCTCTTACAATGGGAGAACAGATAAAGATCGTTCAGGATCTCAGCCTCGCATTCCTTTCCTTTTTCAGCGTTTTACTTATCATACTCGTAGGCACATCCTTGCTTAGAAAAGAGATGGAAGGAAAAACCATTTATCTTGTACTTTCAAGGCCCATAAAAAGATACGAGTTCATAATAGGTAAGTTCGCCGGCATGGTATTGTTTGATATGGTGGTAATTGTTATTATGTCGGCAGGCGCGTTCACAAATATCCTGCTTATTAATAAAGGTATCTATTATTCAATCTGGTATTTCCATGAGTTCCATTATTTCTCAATAGCAGTTGCCATGCTCTTTGTCCTGATGCAGTTGATCATATTGAACGTTGTTTCCATATTCTTTTCCGTGATCACTTCTTCATCCATAATAAGTGCTATCTTTACATTTTTTATCTATCTTGCCGGTATCTCCACAGGCACACTAAAGCAGCTTTCAGAGTCTGCAAAATCGCCAGTTCTGTTATACATTATAAAATTCTTTTATTATATACTTCCTAATTTTGCTATTTTAGATTTAAAAAACCAGGCTATTTACGGCATACTCCCTTCTTTAAACCAGGCTTTATTCCTTATTGGTTATGCTGTTTTTTACTCCGTATTTTTACTGTTGTTTACTGTTATTCTGTTTGAAGGTAAAGAACTAACATGA
- a CDS encoding ABC transporter ATP-binding protein, with product MNAIECRDIELYYKKGFFRKSHVLKGLSFTVEKGQIYGFLGPNGAGKTTTIKLINDFIKKSSGIIKVFNIDARDISARALIGYMPENPMFYTYLNAYEFLSFVSRLKGIDKKGIDNTVHGLIELAGLGSYSDMPIGNYSKGMAQRLGMAQALVGDPDLLILDEPMANLDPIGRRLFRDIFLKLRKQGKTLFFSTHIIPDVEMICDKVGILINGRIVKEGSLNELLSGHIEYAEMIVKGNNINGIVDKYRSLITNISVNNNTGVLKIDRHADVDAILKDIIALNLKLVSLEQHTESLEDIFVREVRNE from the coding sequence ATGAATGCCATTGAATGCAGGGATATAGAGCTTTATTATAAAAAAGGCTTTTTTAGGAAGAGTCATGTTTTAAAAGGATTGAGTTTTACTGTTGAAAAAGGACAGATATACGGATTTTTGGGTCCCAATGGGGCCGGGAAAACTACAACAATAAAACTGATCAATGATTTTATAAAAAAAAGCTCCGGCATTATTAAGGTCTTTAATATCGATGCACGCGATATATCGGCAAGGGCTTTGATAGGGTATATGCCTGAAAACCCAATGTTCTATACCTATCTTAATGCTTATGAGTTTTTAAGCTTCGTATCACGGCTAAAGGGCATTGACAAAAAAGGCATAGATAATACTGTTCACGGACTTATCGAACTTGCCGGGCTTGGCAGCTATTCAGACATGCCTATCGGCAATTATTCAAAAGGCATGGCACAGAGGCTTGGTATGGCGCAGGCACTTGTTGGTGACCCGGATTTACTAATACTTGATGAACCAATGGCAAATCTTGATCCCATTGGAAGAAGGCTTTTCAGGGATATTTTTTTAAAGTTGAGAAAGCAGGGTAAAACCCTGTTCTTCAGTACACATATCATACCTGATGTCGAAATGATATGTGATAAAGTCGGCATACTAATAAACGGCAGGATTGTAAAAGAAGGCAGCTTAAACGAGCTGTTATCAGGGCATATTGAGTATGCAGAGATGATTGTAAAGGGGAATAATATAAATGGCATTGTTGATAAATATAGATCACTTATTACCAATATATCGGTTAATAATAACACGGGCGTTTTAAAGATTGATAGGCATGCTGATGTAGATGCGATATTAAAAGACATTATAGCATTAAATCTAAAACTTGTATCACTGGAGCAGCATACAGAGTCCCTGGAAGACATATTTGTTAGAGAGGTTAGAAATGAGTAG
- a CDS encoding ABC transporter permease → MKVSFRALSKNRMRSVLTGLGVIIGITAVVALVSIGQGVSKKIETQISALGSNILMIFPGSTSMGGVHGGFGTGTNLMPSDANAISQECPDVLYVSPSVRTTGQVIFQNQNWGTTILGVGSSFPMIRDWSVAEGNFFDREDVDASANVCAIGQVVRQQLFGNIDPIGKIIKIQNIPFRVVAVMATKGTAGFGQDMDDMILAPYTTIQKKLLGITYISLIFVKAISSSSINEAQNEIEALLRQRHNLKKGQPDDFTIRNVADILSAISNITGLLTIFLGSIASISLLVGGIGIMNIMLVSVTERTREIGIRMAIGAKRRDILTQFLLEAVTLSTLGGIVGIILGIIVSTVAGHYIHIPITINILPILVAFLFSFAVGVFFGLYPARKASMLNPIEALRYE, encoded by the coding sequence ATGAAGGTTTCTTTTAGGGCTTTATCCAAAAACAGAATGAGGTCCGTGCTAACAGGGCTTGGTGTAATTATAGGAATAACCGCAGTAGTTGCACTTGTATCGATTGGACAGGGTGTAAGTAAAAAGATAGAAACCCAAATCTCTGCACTCGGATCAAATATTCTTATGATCTTCCCCGGAAGTACATCTATGGGCGGAGTACACGGCGGTTTCGGCACAGGAACAAATCTTATGCCATCAGACGCCAATGCTATAAGTCAGGAATGCCCTGATGTTCTTTATGTATCCCCAAGTGTTAGAACTACCGGACAGGTGATCTTTCAGAATCAGAACTGGGGAACAACCATATTGGGTGTTGGTTCAAGCTTTCCCATGATTAGGGACTGGTCCGTAGCAGAAGGAAACTTCTTTGACAGAGAAGATGTTGATGCCTCTGCAAATGTATGTGCTATCGGACAGGTCGTTAGACAGCAGCTTTTCGGTAATATTGATCCGATCGGCAAAATTATAAAGATCCAGAATATTCCTTTCCGTGTTGTAGCCGTTATGGCAACAAAAGGAACTGCCGGTTTTGGGCAGGATATGGACGATATGATCCTTGCACCTTATACAACCATTCAAAAGAAGCTGCTTGGTATTACATACATTAGTCTTATTTTCGTAAAGGCAATCTCAAGCTCGTCAATCAATGAGGCACAAAATGAGATTGAAGCACTTTTAAGACAAAGGCATAATTTAAAAAAAGGCCAACCCGATGATTTTACAATCCGCAATGTTGCAGATATACTATCGGCCATTTCAAACATCACAGGATTATTAACTATCTTTCTTGGCAGTATTGCCTCAATATCCTTGCTTGTCGGCGGCATAGGGATAATGAATATTATGCTCGTATCGGTAACAGAACGGACAAGAGAAATTGGTATAAGAATGGCGATTGGTGCTAAAAGAAGGGATATACTTACGCAGTTCCTGCTTGAAGCTGTCACTCTGTCCACCCTGGGCGGCATTGTCGGCATAATACTCGGGATCATAGTCAGCACTGTCGCAGGACATTACATACATATACCTATAACTATAAATATACTCCCGATACTAGTTGCTTTTCTTTTTTCCTTTGCTGTAGGCGTGTTCTTCGGCTTATACCCTGCAAGAAAAGCCTCAATGCTTAATCCAATAGAGGCATTGAGGTACGAGTAA
- a CDS encoding ABC transporter ATP-binding protein, which produces MEQRSDRIVVKTIGLKKTYFLEEVKVEALKGVDIEIKKGSFVSVTGASGSGKTTFMNILGCLDIPTEGKYLLEGNDVTLLAPDRLAEIRNNKIGFIFQSFNLLSRTTALENVELPMIYSTTNNGIGKEKAMQLLDMMGLKGFETHHPQQLSGGQQQRVAIARALVNTPDIILADEPTGNLDSKTSIEIMSILTRLNEETGVTIILVTHEPDIAAYAKRIINFKDGLIVSDKWINGDR; this is translated from the coding sequence ATGGAACAGCGGAGTGATCGGATTGTTGTAAAAACAATTGGTCTTAAAAAAACCTATTTTCTTGAAGAGGTTAAGGTTGAGGCATTAAAAGGCGTTGATATTGAAATAAAAAAAGGCTCTTTTGTATCTGTAACAGGCGCTTCCGGCTCCGGTAAAACAACATTTATGAACATACTCGGCTGTCTTGATATACCAACAGAAGGCAAATACCTGCTTGAGGGTAATGATGTAACATTGCTTGCCCCGGATAGACTTGCAGAAATAAGAAACAATAAAATCGGATTTATCTTTCAGAGCTTTAACCTTCTTTCAAGAACAACAGCCTTAGAAAATGTAGAACTACCGATGATATATTCAACCACAAATAACGGTATAGGAAAAGAAAAGGCAATGCAATTGCTTGATATGATGGGATTAAAAGGATTTGAAACCCATCATCCCCAACAGCTCTCAGGAGGTCAGCAGCAACGTGTTGCAATAGCAAGGGCTCTTGTAAATACTCCGGATATTATACTTGCCGATGAACCTACAGGTAATCTTGACAGCAAAACGAGTATAGAAATTATGTCAATCCTTACAAGATTGAATGAAGAAACAGGTGTTACAATTATACTTGTTACGCATGAACCCGATATCGCTGCTTATGCAAAAAGAATTATAAATTTTAAAGACGGACTTATTGTTTCGGATAAATGGATTAATGGTGATAGATGA